The nucleotide sequence TGCCAAGTAGTTTGACACTTTATCCTCCCAGCTAAGTGTTTGCACGCCTACACAGCTTAGGGAGCACCAATCTGCGTAATCTTAATACTCGCTGGAATTAGGAAGCAACTCTACTGGGTGAGTATAGTGTATCACAGCTCAGCCAGGATCTATCAAACAAAAAACAATCACGATTTATGCTATACTAGCAAAATCGTGATTGTTTTTGAGACTGCCATGCCACCCGATATTCACATGGATCCCCGCCTGGAACGCCGCCTCGCCGAGAAGAAGGCCGCGCTCGACCTGCAGCGCCCACTGTCGCCGGCGATCGTGAGCAAGCTCTACGATGATCTGCGTGTGCGCCTGACGTATCACTCCAACGCGATCGAGGGCAACACGCTCGACCTGAGCGAGACCCAGCTAGTGGTCGATCATGGTGTGACGATCGGCGGCCACACGATGCGCGAGCATCTGGAGGCGGTACATCACGCCGATGCCTACGCGCTGCTGCTCGACCTGGCGCGCGCCGAGGCGCCGCTCGACGAGGCGGCACTCCAGGCACTGCATGCGCTCGCGCTGCGCGAGCTGGTCGATGCGCCAGGTGAGTATCGCCGCGCCGCCGTGTTCATTAGCGGCTCGGAGCACCGCCCTCCGCACCACACGCTTGTGCCACAGCTCATGCGCGAGCTGGTCAAGTGGATTGTGACTGAGGGGCAAGCGTATACGCCAATTATACGTGCGGCGCTGACGCACCAGATGTTCCTGGCTATTCACCCGTTTCCCGATGGCAACGGCCGCACCGCCCGGCTGCTGCTGAACCTGCAGCTGATGCGCGACGGCTACCCAATCGTGCTTCTGTTGGCGAGCCAGCGGCTGGGGTATATTCGCGCGCTCGGGCAGGCAGATCGTGGGCAGTACGGGGCACTCGTGAACTTGATCGGCCGGGCGGTCGAAACCGGACTCGACATGTTTCTGGAAGCCTGCGCGGCAGTGCCTGACGAGCAGCTGCGCTCTCTGCCTGAGGTCGCTGAGGAGTGCGCAATCACGGCCGACTACCTGGGCTGGCTGCTACGCGCCGGGCGCATCGCCGGGCAAAAGCGGCGGGGGCGCTGGTACACCAGCGTGGCGGCAGTACGCCGCTACCAGCAAGAGGTCGCTGAGCGCGCGGTGCCGGTGGGCCGGCCCCGAAAAGGGCGCTCGGCGGGTGAGTAGGCTGGGCATCAGGCTTTCTGCTGCGTATGGAGCATCCACACCAGTGCGAAACCTGTGATGCAACCGTAGACGGCAGCGGACACGGTAACAGGCAGGATCAGGCTGGCGGTCGCCAGATCGTAGTACCGTGGCTGATCTTGCGCAGGCACAAAGATCAACGTATTTGCTAGGCCGCCGCCGATGGCACTCACCAGCAACCAGCGCCATAGGCCAATCGTCGCGCTAATGCGGCGCAGATCGAGCCACTGCACAAACGCGACTACGACGCCACCAATTGCGCCAGCGGACGCGCCCTTTGCGGTAACCAAAACCGTAACGACCATGGCAGGGGTAGTCGTAAATAACCAAAGTGGAAATAGGAAACTAGCCTGATCACCCAGCCGGCGGCGCAGCACGCGCTGCTGAAGCCAGCCCGACAGCAGCCCGATCGTGAGCCAGCCGCCGATCGTGGCTACTACCCACTCCAGCAGCATACCCCACTCGCTGAGCTGCAGACCGAGCAGCGGATACTCTACCGGCTCAGGCGGTAGCGGGTCGGGTGCTACATGTAAACCTGGTGGCTCGATGGCCTCAAAATCACCATCATTTGGGTGATTCTCAACCTTAACCCCAAGCCGCCTTAGCTCCTTCTTAAGACCGCGAATCTCCTTCTGGGCATCCTCTATGTCAAGAACAACACTTGGGTTAACGTACGTTTCTCCTGCTCTACCCCGCTGTCGAATCAATACTCCCACACGCCGCCGGATTTCAGCAAGTTGAGCAAGCAGCTCGATCTTGACGTTCGCCTGTCGCATGCAGACAACCTACACTTCTACTATCGACGGTTGGTGGATTACTAGAGTGTATCATAGATTGTGTACTGCAAGCGAATTCAACCGGACAGCATGGCCTCCAGCGTATCAGGCTCAGCAACCTGCGCCGCAGTGATCAGATCGTCAACCTCGCGCCGATAGATCGTCTCCAGCTTCCGGCTGCAGAACGCATCCCGCCCACGCACCGCGCCGTCAACGAATGCCGCGCCGGCCAGCGTGGCACGCAGCAGTGTCGGCAGCAATGCCCAGCGCTCGGCGGTGACCCATGTTGGGCAGACCATGTCTGGCAGCGCTTCCGGTGCGGGCGCGGCCATGGTTGCGCTCGACGCGTGCGGGTTAAGTACCACCCGCACCTGTAGCTGCTCGCCGGCGAACAGCGCCAGCAGGTCGCGCAGCACGCTCAGGTGACGGTTCTCTAGCGCGGCCTTAACGGTCTGGCTCGGCGCCTGGATTGTTGCCACCCCCTGTTCGACGCTCAGCAGCGCAGCGTGGCGGATCATGGCGAATTCGGCGCGCGGTAGCTGGGCCTTGAGTGCGGCCTGCACATCGTTCCACAGGTGTGGCAGCACGCCCGGCAGGTTCAGTTTCGCTGGCTCAGGTGGGAACCACGGCGTGTCCTCGGGCATCCCCGCGCGGCGCGCGGCCTCCTGGGCGGCGGCGTAGCGCGCAAACGCCAGCCGCAGATCCTCGGGCGTCTCGGCGCGCGGTGTGGGCGG is from Candidatus Kouleothrix ribensis and encodes:
- a CDS encoding Fic family protein, with the protein product MPPDIHMDPRLERRLAEKKAALDLQRPLSPAIVSKLYDDLRVRLTYHSNAIEGNTLDLSETQLVVDHGVTIGGHTMREHLEAVHHADAYALLLDLARAEAPLDEAALQALHALALRELVDAPGEYRRAAVFISGSEHRPPHHTLVPQLMRELVKWIVTEGQAYTPIIRAALTHQMFLAIHPFPDGNGRTARLLLNLQLMRDGYPIVLLLASQRLGYIRALGQADRGQYGALVNLIGRAVETGLDMFLEACAAVPDEQLRSLPEVAEECAITADYLGWLLRAGRIAGQKRRGRWYTSVAAVRRYQQEVAERAVPVGRPRKGRSAGE